The window GGTGCCGACTTCCAGCGACGAGAAGGTGATGCTGGCATAGAGGTCGCCATCGCGGACGTCGGCGGTCGTGATGGCGTTGCTGCCCTCGACGACCTGTGCGATGTCCTGGCCGGTCGCGAGGAAGGCGGCGGCGACGGTGTTGGCGGCGTGGGCGTTGAAGCCGAGCGCGCCCGCCTTCGCGGAACCGACGAGGTTCTTGCGCGTGTTAGCCTCGACGATGGCCTCCGGCGTCGTCTTGAAGTAGCTCTCGACGGTTTCTCGCGGAATCTCGATGTCAGCCGCCACCGTCCGCCCGCGGCCCTCCACGCTGTTGATTGCGGCGGGTTTCTTGTCGGAACAGAGGTTGCCCGACAGCGCGACGAGTTCGGCGGGCGTTCGGTCGGTGACGACCTCACAGGCCTCTTCAGTGGCGATTGTGGCCATGTTCATCCCCATCGCGTCCTTGGTGTCGTAGGCAAAGCGGAGGAAGACGTTGTCGCCGACGACGTAGGGCGTCACGTCGCGCAACTCGCCGTGGCTGGTCGTCGATTCGGCTGCGGCGGCGAGTTTGTCGACGTTTGCGCGGACCCACGAGGCGACTTCGCTGGCTTCGCCGACGTCCTCGACGCGGAAGACCGGTGCGCGCGTCATGGCGTTTTTGAGGACGCGCGCGGTCGCGCCGTCGGCGGCCCGAATCGCGGCACAGCCACGGTTCACCGAGGCGACGAGCGCGCCTTCGGTCGTCGCCAGCGGGAGGAACTTCGAGCCCTCGACGGCCCCGCCGTCGATGCGGATGGGGCCGACGATGCCCATCGGAACCTGCGCGGCGCCGACCATGTTCTCGATGTTCGGGTTGGCGTCCGCGGCGTCGAAAGTATAGGCGCCGATGGCATCAAGGTCGGCCTCGGTGCGCTCGACGAGGAGGCGGCGGCGGGCGTCGGCGGCCGTTTCGGCGTCGGCGTGCTGTTCGAGTTCGTGTAGCCGCAACTCGCCGTTCTGGACGGCGTCGACGAGTTCCTGAGTGTCCATATCGGCGGGTAGTGGGGCGATGACTAAGGGTTTCCGTCCCGCGGCCGGCCCGCCAGCGGCGGGATTGAAGGCGATGGCGTCCGGCGTTCCCGGTATGACAGACGCCGCGGATCGGATTTTTACGAACGCCGAGGTACATACGCTGGCCGACCCCGACGAGACGTACGAGGCGGTCGCCGTCCGCGATGGCCGCGTCCTCCGGGTCGACTCCGCCTACGAAATCGAATTTCTGGAGGGCGTCGACACCGATATCGTCGACTGCGAGG of the Natronomonas halophila genome contains:
- the hmgA gene encoding hydroxymethylglutaryl-CoA reductase (NADPH); translation: MDTQELVDAVQNGELRLHELEQHADAETAADARRRLLVERTEADLDAIGAYTFDAADANPNIENMVGAAQVPMGIVGPIRIDGGAVEGSKFLPLATTEGALVASVNRGCAAIRAADGATARVLKNAMTRAPVFRVEDVGEASEVASWVRANVDKLAAAAESTTSHGELRDVTPYVVGDNVFLRFAYDTKDAMGMNMATIATEEACEVVTDRTPAELVALSGNLCSDKKPAAINSVEGRGRTVAADIEIPRETVESYFKTTPEAIVEANTRKNLVGSAKAGALGFNAHAANTVAAAFLATGQDIAQVVEGSNAITTADVRDGDLYASITFSSLEVGTVGGGTKLPTQAEALDVVGVSGGGDPAGSNADALAEVIATAALGGELSLLGALASDHLASAHEELGR